From the genome of Methanoregula boonei 6A8:
TCATCGCAATCACTTCCGCTGCATACCGGTGGGGGGGATAATCGTATATCTCCTGTGCTTCCTGTACGAAAGAGGGAAAAAACCTGTGCAGTCCTCACATGCGGTCAGGCTAAGGAGAGATCCTCATCAAAATAGTGCTCTTCGATTCCTTTGAGGGGCAGCTTGCGTATGTAATCATAGGACCGGGCAATAATCTGTGCCAGCTGCTCGGCATTCGGGTGGCCGGCAACCCACTTCTCGATCTCGGTCACGCTCGGAAAGTGATCGGTGTACTTATAGTAACCGGAATTTTCTTCCACGCAAGAATATCCGGTATATTGTTATTAAAATATTATGGATTTGACTTCACCGGGTTTTCCAAAAAGAGACAGACCTCACCAGAATACGGTAAGGGGGCATGCAGGCCGGGCTTTTTTTTTTTAAACCCGGACAGCGTTACGTTAGCTTTTTCCGGAACCAATACCCCTTCCCGCACAAGCACAGGGCCGGGGCGATCTTTTTTGCGATCGAGAGGTCCGACCATTTTTTTTAAAGGACCACACAATGGGGGAGGGGGGCTACCTCCGATCCCGCTGTAAGATTGGTCGCCCCGACCAATTCCGGAATTGATCGGTCCGGCTCATTTCAGAAGCGATCGGACCGATCACTCCGCTTTACCTGAACTTCCAGTAGAAGCACATGTGGAGATACTGGAAGAAAAGAGGTCGCCCCGACCGATTTTGAAATCGATCGGTCCGATCAATTTTGTTGAGGAGGGGTTCGTGGGAGGAGGGGGGTGACCAATTTTTTTTGCGCTGGGGGGGCGATCATGTCCCGGAATTGCCAGCTCGCGATCCGATCTTTTTTTAAGATCATCAGGGTTCGCGAAGGTTTTTGAAGACCGGAGCCCCGGGTATCACAAAAAAGGGTACCGAAGAGATCAGGTGTGGGTAAAGTAGGCCCGGACACCGCTCTCTGTCACGGCATCGATTCGTGCAAAGGCAATCCGTTCGAACTGCACAACCTTCCCGACCTCGGTTGTTACTGCGGGTTCGCAGGCGCCCTTCATTTCCCCATCCTGCGTGAGGAGGGTGCAGGGTACAAAAGACTGTGCCGGCAGCCACTGGATGATCCGGGCCTTTGCAGCACGGGCATCGGCTAGCGAGTCCCCGCCATACGAGAATGAGGGCGTCTCGCCATCCCATGTAATATTCACGTTGAAGAGGTCTTTTAACCGTAACATCGTTATCTCGCGTTTTGGTTCGTACTTGCGAGGAACTAATTTTCTATCGTTTAACGAAGATGATAATGAACCTTCAAGTTTTGGTAGGTTGTCAGAGTGAACTGATTCCTTTTTCTCATTTATTGAAGTGATCGGCGAAACATTTTCAGAAGATATTTTGGCTTGAGGTGACTCATAGTCGCCTCCTTGGGAGATGTCATTGAGCGAGGAAACAATCACAGAAAATATTTCGGCACGCGGGATGAGGACGGTACCGGTAAATTCAAGGGTACGTGTTCCTTTCTCTTCGTGCCCCGGGTGGAGCATGGCGTGGGCTGTGTGGGCCGATGCCCCCGCGATCTTTGCCTCAAGCGGGTCCGGGACAAAGAAGTACCGGTTTGCCACCGGGTCAACGATTTTTTTGTTCTCTGCGTACAGGTTGTCCCACGAAAACGAGATATCCACGTCGCCGATCCCAATAGCGATCATCGCATTCTTGACGGCATCGGGGCTGATACCCCGCCGGGCAAGGGCACGGAGCGTACCAAGGTGGATGTCGTCCCAGCCGGTATACTTCCCTTCATCGATCCCCGCATGCATCTGAGAGGTCGAGAGCACCACGCCCTCGATACCCATCCGGCCATAGTGCCGGTACACCGGGACTTTCCAGCCAAAATGGTCGTAGATGTAGCGCTGGCGTCTTGTGTTTGCGATGTGGTCTTTTCCCCGGATCACGTGCGTCACACCGAGCAGGTGGTCGTCGGCAACAACCGAGAAGTTCATCAGCGGGTAGACCCGGGCGTCCCCGATTTTGGGGTGGAGCGGGGCATCAAGGATCCGGAAGATCGGGTAGTCCCGCATTGCCGGGTCGGGGTTCAAAAGATCCGTCTTGACCCGGACCGAGGCTTCGCCCTCCTTAAATCCACCATTCAGCATCTTTTCCCAGAGCAAAAGCGCCGTCTCAACCGGCTGGTCGCGGCAGGGGCAGGCCTTTTTCGCATCTTTTAGCGCCTTGAAATGCTCGTTCTCGCAGGTGCAGACATACGCCCCGCCCCGTTCAATGAGCTGTTTGCAGAGATCGTAATAGATGGGGAAGCGCTCGCTCTGGGTGACCGTCTCGGTGATCCCAAGACCCATCCACGCGATATCCTCCTTTACCATATCGTAGGCTTCGGGGTCAACGCGCTTGGGGTCCGTGTCTTCGATGCGGAGGATGTACCGGCCGCCGTACTGCTTCACGTAGGCGTCATTGAGCGCCGCTGCCCGGGCATGGCCGATATGGAGCGGACCGGAGGGGTTGGGAGCAAACCGCATGACCACGCCGTGTTCTGCGCCTTCAAGATCGGGGAGTACCTTTTTCTTCTCGTGCTTCTCGTGAAGTGCGGCAAACATTTCCGGAGAGAGAGACTGGAGTTTTGTCACCCGCTCTTCGGGAGAGAGGGCCGCGACATCCGCGATCGCGTCTTTTGCCGCTGCGGATACTTCCTTTGCCTGTTTGCGCAGTTCGGGATGTGCACCCATCACCATACCGATAACCGCCCCGGCCTGCGGTACGCCACCGTGCCTGACCGCGTTCTGGAGTGCACACAGGAAAAGCGCGGCCTTTATCTCGTCCCCGGCCATCCTAGAAGCTCCGGGTCACAAAGAATTCGCCGACGTCCATGATGAGCTGGCGTTCCTTTGTCGGGGGGAGCACCATAAGCAGCCGGTTGCTGTCCGCCACAAGATCCGCCGCCTTCTTTTTGACTGCATCGATAACGCCCGCATCGGTCAGTTCCTGTATTGCGGCCTTAATATCGGCCGGTGAAAGCTCGTGCCGGTATTTCAGGAGATCCACGCCTTTTTGCCGGGCGATGATCATAACCAACGTCTGCTTGCCCTCGCGGAGATCGGAGCCCTGATCCTTGCCGCTCTTCTCCGTGGGGGTGAGAAGGTCGATGAGGTCGTCCTGAATCTGGAACGCGATGCCGGTGTTGAGCCCGAACTGGTACAGGGCCCTGATCTGCTCCGGGTTTCCTCCCGCAAGGGTACCGCCGATGGCTGCCGCTGCCGCGTAGAGCACGCCGGTCTTTTTTGCAACCATTGCCATGTATTCCTCCTCGGTCACATCGGCCCGGTGCTCAAAGGACATGTCCTGGTGCTGGCCTTCGCAGATATCGGCGCAGGCGCGGGCAAGCAGGGCAACCGCCTGTACCTTGGGGCCTTCGTCCGCCTTTGACTGGCAGATGAACTCGAAGGCCCGGGCGTACAGGACATCCCCGGCAAGGATGCCGGTGGGCATGTCCCACTTGGTGTGGACCGTGGGCACCCCCCGCCGGAGCGAGTCCCCGTCCATGATATCGTCATGGATCAGGGTGAAGGTGTGGGTAACTTCGAGCGCCAGTGCCGCCGGCATGACATCCTTTGAACTGCCGTGCCGGATGGCATCTGCCGAGAGCATGACAACTGCCGGGCGCAGCCTCTTTCCCCCCGCGGAAAGGAGGTGGGCCGATGCCCGGTCGAGCTCCCCACCGGCATGAGTGAAGTTCTTCTCGATCATGCCATCGATCTGCTGTGCAACCGATTTTAAGTAGGCGGATAGGTCGGACATGTCTGCTTCCATCTCTAGTTCAGTTTGAGCCGCTGGCCGTTTGACATGATATGGACGTCATTGCCCAACACATAGCCAAGATCCTTGGTGAACTCCGCATACGAGCCGGTCATCCTTATGTTCCCGTGGGCCGGGATGATGTGCTGCGGGTTTAAGAGGCTGACAAACTCGTAGTGGTCCTCACGGTACGCGTGACCACTCACGTGAAGGTCAGGGAAGAGCCGGGCGCCGGCCATCTTTAAGTGCGCCTCGACCATGTACCGCTGCCCGAAATTCATGGGGTTAGGGATCACGTTTGCCGAGAAGAGGATCTTGTCGCCCTTGGTGATCTGATACGGCGTATCCCCGAGGGCAAGCCGGGTCAGGATAGAGCCCGGTTCCCCCTGATGGCCGGTGATGATGGGGAGGAACTTGCCCTTGCCTTCCTTCATTATCCGGCGCAGGGTCCGGTCTACCGTCCTGCGGTTCCCGAAGATACCCGTATCCTGCGGGAGCGAGACCATCTTCATCTGTTCGGCAGTGACCGCGTACTTTTCCATGGAACGGCCCAGAAGCACCGGTTTTCTCCCGATCTCGTGTGCGCACTCCGCAATGGTCTTGACACGTGCGATATGCGAGGAGAACGTAGAGACAATTAACGAGCTCTTGTCGTCCTCGTAACTGGTAATGACATCCCGCACCAGGTCGCGTGCGATCCGTTCGCTCGGGCACCGGCCGGGCCGGTCGACATACGTGCTCTCTACGATGAGGGCAAGCACGCCTTCCTTTCCGATCTGGCGGAGCCGGGCAAAGTCCGGGGGTTCGCCGATGACCGGTGTCCGGTCAAGTTTGAAATCGCAGGCATAGACGATCGCACCGTGAGGGGTGTGGAGCACCGGTGTCACGGTATCGATAATCGAGTGCTGGGCCCGTACGAATTCGAGCACAAGATGCTGCGAGATCGTGTACCGCTGCCCGGGTTTGAGTGCGAAGAGCTTGTTGTTAACCCCGAACTTCTGTTCACCGGAGATCTGCTGCCGGATCAGTTCCGTCGCATACGGCGCGGCGATGATAGGCGCATTGTACCTGTGCGCAAGCTTCGGGATCGCCCCAATGTGGTCGAGGTGCCCGTGGGAACAGACAATCGCTTTTACGGTCCCTTCAACCGAGTTCATCATGGTGTCGTCTGGTATCGCCCCGATCTTGATCAGATCCAGGGAGTGCATATTCTCAAGCTCCGCATCCTCGTGGATCATGACCTGGTCCAAGCGGAGCCCCATGTCAAAAATGACAATCTCTTTGCCGCAGCGGACGGCGGTCATATTCCGCCCGACCTCGTCGTATCCGCCCACTGCAATAATTTCTATATCCATGTTTTTCTCCTGTGTATGTAGAACTCGCAAAGGTCTTTTTTAACCTTCGTGATGTTGTTGTTGTCGTCAGTCAGGGTCCTCCTGCATTACGCAGGATTACCATCATCCATCATCTGCCGTGTCCTGCCCGTAATAAAGAGCCGTGCCCGGCGCATGTCCCGGATCCGTGCGGCGCCGCACAGGAACATCGAGGCCACCAGTTCGCGATGTATCGTTTCGACTCTCGCGGCAAGTGCTTCGTCACTTTCCAGTGCCGGTTTTAAGAGCGGGAGTGCCATACCGCAGAGATCTGCCCCGAGGGCCAGGCACTTTGCCATGTCGATGCCACTCCGGATACCCCCCGACGCGATCACCGGGCTGCCGGTTCCTGCCACCTCGGCAAGGCTTACCACCGTGGGAATGCCCCAGCCGGCAAAATCCTCGCCCAGGGTTTTGAGGGCCCGGCCCTGTGCATCCTTCCGGTCCGCCCGGAAGCTCTCAACTGCCGCCCAGGATGTCCCGCCCCAGCCGCCGATATCGATCGCCGCCGCCCCCGCGCTCCAGCACAATCGGGCGACCTCCCGCGAGATCCCGCACCCGGTCTCTTTTACAATCACCGGGATCTTCGTCTCCGCACAGAGGTCGGCAATCGCGGCTATGCAGCCGGTTGCGCTGAGATCGCCCTCCGGCTGGATAGCCTCCTGGAGGAAGTTGAGATGGATCGCGATCGCGTTTGCGCCGATCATCTCAATGGCCTGCCCGGCCCATGCCGCCCCGTGCTCGCGGAGCTGCACAGCGCCAAGGTTTGCCACGAGAAACGCATGGGGAGCCTCATCGCGGACCACCGAGAAGGTATCTGCAAGGGCGGGATTTTCGAGAGCCGCCCGCTGGGAGCCCACGCCCATGCCAAGGCCGAAGCGCTCGGCAATCCGGGCAAGTCGCGCATTTGCATCTTTTGTCCCGGGATGGCCACCGGTCATGGCCGAGACAAAGAGCGGAGAGGAGAGGGTGTGGCCCAGAAACCGGGTAGACAGATCGATGGAACGCATGTCGCATTCCGGCAGCGCATGGTGAACGAGCCTGACATCGCCAAAACCAGCATCGCCCGATTCGACCTCCTCTTCTGCGCAGATGCGCAGGTGGTCGAGCTTGCGCGACGATGTGAACCGTTTCTTATTATAGGCCATTTCCCTTATCCCTCTCTCACGGTGGTCCCGCCATGGTCCTTCCTTGCAAGGAAATCACCAAGACGCGAGACCGAAAAGATACCAGACTCGGTGCCTGCAGCAGCAAGCCCGAGCAGTTCGTCAATTTTCCCTTTCATTCCACCGGTTACATCGGTATGTGACGAGCTGCCGATCTGGAGGGTGTGCACGGTCTGCGGGGTAATTTCCCGGACCACGCGCCCTCCATCCAGCACTCCCGGTACATCGGTGGCGAGCCCTACGCGGGTACACTTCAGTGCAACCGCGAGATACCGCACGAGCTGGTCGCCCGAGACAATGCAGGCTCCGCGTGAAAGGTCCATCACCACGTCGCCGTGGATCACCGGAACCATCCCAAGAGAGAGCATCGTTTCCAGGTTTTTTGTCTCGAACGTAAGGAGCCGCCCTTTATCGGCGATACCTGCATGAAGCGGGTGGACGCCGAGGGCCTGTATGCCAGCGCCCCGAAGCGCTGCAACAACCTCCGTGTTCAGTGAGCTGACCGCGTCGTGCGTAATCCCGATCCCTTCCGTGTAGCCGGGCGTGGCACCGCGATCCAGCTGGTATTTCCGGGCCTCAGGGTGCCCGCAGGAGCCGGCGCCGTGGACCACGACGATCTGCGCTGCGGGCGCCCCCGCAATGGCTGCCGCAACGTCGGCAAGCGCAGCCTTGTTGACCTGACAGTCGGCACCCTTGTCCGTGATCACGCTGCCGCCCAGCTTGAGGATGATGCGCTCAGACATTCTTCTCCTTCCGCGCTCCCTCGGTATCGAGCCCGGTCACGATCGCCCGTGCATCGCAGGACTGGATTGCCTGCGCCACCCGGTGCCGGACCGGCTTTGCGCAGAGAGCCACCATGCAGCCCCCGCCACCGGCCCCGGTGATCTTTGCACCGAATGCCCCGGCAGACCGGGAGGCAAGCACGAGCCGGGAGAGCTGCGGATGCCCGACGCCCATAGCTTCGAGAAGCGCGTGGTTCATGTTCATGTATCGTCCCAGTTCCTTGGGGTTGCTTAAATGGTGGATAGCGGCAAGGCCCACGCCCTCGATCGCGTCCAGGATCGGGTCCACGATCCCGGGGTTTGTCTTCTTTAGTTCTGCCACCTGCTCTACCATCTTTGCTGTGCTGTGCGAAACAAGGGAATCGCCAATCACCAGGTGCATGTTCTGGGGGGGAAGGCGCCTGCGGGAGCTGCCGGTGATAAGCACGATGCCTCCATAGGTGGAGACCGTGGTATCCGTGGGGCTCGCCCGTCCCTTCTGGACCGTCTTTTCGATCTCAAATGCCATGTTTGCGATATCTTCCCTGCTTTTATTGAGGGCAAACTCGTCATTTATGGCCGATAGCGTCGCGACCGTGACCGCCGCAGACGATCCCAGGCCTGATGAACTGGGGATCTGGGAGTTAATGTACACGCTCCCGACTACGCCCATTGCCTCAAAACATCCGTCGATATAGGGAGATTTTGCCCGGGCCGGGCGTTTGGATTTCCGTACTGTCACAAAGACCCGGGGCTTGATAGCCATAGCAATGCCGGGCTTTCCGTACACTACTGCATGCTCGCCGAACAGAAATACCTTGCCCGGCGCACTCCACGTTGCCAACCTACATCACCGCAATGGCCGCGTACCCTACAACCTGGTTCCGGTCGTTGGTTACATCCCCGCTCGTCGCGTACCGGATCAGCTCGCCCCTGCCTGCCCCCATGCACTGGCAGACAGCAACCATTGCGCTGATCGGGCCGTACCCGCAGGCAGTCACACGTTTCTCCCGGATCCGCCGGTAGAATTCCTTTATATCGAGCCGGGCAAGCGGCTCGATCGCGTACAGGTCACCGGTCTTTGCCTGCGCTTCGGGCACGTAGTGCGAGAAGTCGCTTGAGGCAACAACCCGGATCTCCTTTTTTGTCAGCCGTTGTGCTGCCACGATCTTCTCCGCGACCGCGGCCGCATGGGCAGGATCCTGTTCCCCCATCATGATCGGGACCACCCGTGCCCGGGGGAACCGGTGCCGGATAAAAGGCAGCTGCACCTCAATCGAATGCTCCTCTTCGTGGGAGGGTTCATCGACCGGAATGTCGAGCGCATCAATAAATTCCGCATCGATCTCGACAAGTCCGAGAGGAGTCTCCCACGGGATTGCAGAAGCGCTGGTCAGGTACCCGTGATGGGATGGGCCGATCACCACAAAGGTACCGGAAAACCCAGGATCTATACGGGAAAACGCGTACGCCGCAATCTGCCCGGAATAGATGTAGCCGGCATGCGGGCTGACAATCCCGAGAGCCGGTTCGCCCGGAGCGGTCCGGGAAAAAAACCCTTCCAGAATCTGGGTTAAGTGGGCGGAGTCCCGGGGATAGAACATGCCACACACGGCGCATGAACGCGTCTTCATCGGATCAACCCTCTGGTCGTCCTGTTATATGTAACGATCGATCCAAAAAGAGGATCGAGGGGATCCTTATTAGATCTCGGTTTCGAAATCTTCCTGGGTCAGGCTCGTGGCAATACCCCGGATGCGCAGCATCTCGCGGGTGAGGAGGAAGTAGATCATCGAGAGCGCCTTCCTGCCCTTGTTGTTGGTGGGGATCACAAGGTCCACGAACTTGGTCATGTTATTGGTGTCGCAAAGCGCCACGACCGGGATGCCGCACTGGACGGCCTCGTTGATAACCTGGGCATCGCCAATCGGGTCGGTAACGACAATAACCTTGGGCTCGATGTAGCCGTCAAGGACAGGGTTGGTCAGGAGGCCCGGGATGAACCGGCCGGTGGCAGACATCGCGCCGATGGTATCGGCAAACTTCTTGGCCGGGTACTGGCCATACTGCCGGGAGGTGACAACAAGGATCTCGGGTGCCTCGTACTGGGTTAAGAACTTTGCAACAGTCTTGATCCGGGCATCTGTCTCGCGGATGTCCAGAATATAAAGCCCATCTCCGCGGACGCGGTAGATGAACTTCTTCATGTCCTCACTTTTCTGCTGGGTGCCGATGTGGACACCGGCTGCCAGGTACTCCTCGACAGGGATGAGCGGTTCTTTTAATTCTATTTCCATCTCGTTGACTTGGGTCATAGTTGTTCCTCTATGCGGATGAGTTCGTTGAGTTTTGCGATGCGTTCGCCGCCAACCACGCCGCATTTTAAGAAAACGCAGGAGAACGCGGTGGCGAGGTGCGCAATGGTGGTATCCGTGGTCTCACCGGACCGGTGACTCATCACCGTGTCCAGACCATGGGTGTGGGCGAGGCTGACAGCCTCGAAGGTGTCGGTAAGCGTCCCGACCTGGTTTGGCTTGATGAGAACGCAGTTTGCACTGCCCGTCTCGATGCCCTGTTCTATACGGTCGACCTGGGTAACAAAGAGGTCATCCCCGCACACCAGGCACCGGTCGCCGACCTGGCCATTGAGCTCGGCAAACGCGTCAAAGTCATCCTCGTGGAGAGGGTCTTCGACATAGACAAGGTTGTATTTGTCGACAAGCTCGGCGATGTAGGCGATCTGGTCCTCGGTCGAGCGGACGCGGTCCCGGTACTTGTAGCCGGTGCCGTTCCACATCTGGCTTGATGCAACATCAATACCCATATCGACTGAGACATTCATCTCGTCTTCCACCAGTCCGGTTGCCTCGGCAATGAGCTCAAATGCAAGGGCATCGTCGATCTGCGGTGCCCATGCACCCTCATCACCCTTGCCGGCGGCAATCCCCCTCTTCTTTAAGAGGTCTTTTACGGTCTTGTGGACGGCGGCGTTGGCAAAAACCGCTTCTTCTGCGTCGGTTGCTCCGCCCGGGACCACCAGGAACTCCTGGATCTCGGTGGCATTTGTGGCATGAGCCCCGCCGCCAATCACGTTCCCCAGAGGAAGCGGCATCTCGCGCACGAACGCTCCACCCAGGTACCGGAAGAGCGGGAGCCCCAGTGCTGATGCTGCTGCCTTGGCATTGGCAAGGGAGAGGGCAACAG
Proteins encoded in this window:
- the rpsB gene encoding 30S ribosomal protein S2; protein product: MTQVNEMEIELKEPLIPVEEYLAAGVHIGTQQKSEDMKKFIYRVRGDGLYILDIRETDARIKTVAKFLTQYEAPEILVVTSRQYGQYPAKKFADTIGAMSATGRFIPGLLTNPVLDGYIEPKVIVVTDPIGDAQVINEAVQCGIPVVALCDTNNMTKFVDLVIPTNNKGRKALSMIYFLLTREMLRIRGIATSLTQEDFETEI
- the eno gene encoding phosphopyruvate hydratase encodes the protein MTIIEAIELRTIIDSRGNPTIEAEITTSGGFGRAAAPSGASTGAAEAKVLPPQDAIENAVQNLIPALIGMDAADQEGFDDQLRDIDGTPNFSGIGANVAVALSLANAKAAASALGLPLFRYLGGAFVREMPLPLGNVIGGGAHATNATEIQEFLVVPGGATDAEEAVFANAAVHKTVKDLLKKRGIAAGKGDEGAWAPQIDDALAFELIAEATGLVEDEMNVSVDMGIDVASSQMWNGTGYKYRDRVRSTEDQIAYIAELVDKYNLVYVEDPLHEDDFDAFAELNGQVGDRCLVCGDDLFVTQVDRIEQGIETGSANCVLIKPNQVGTLTDTFEAVSLAHTHGLDTVMSHRSGETTDTTIAHLATAFSCVFLKCGVVGGERIAKLNELIRIEEQL
- a CDS encoding isopentenyl phosphate kinase — encoded protein: MSERIILKLGGSVITDKGADCQVNKAALADVAAAIAGAPAAQIVVVHGAGSCGHPEARKYQLDRGATPGYTEGIGITHDAVSSLNTEVVAALRGAGIQALGVHPLHAGIADKGRLLTFETKNLETMLSLGMVPVIHGDVVMDLSRGACIVSGDQLVRYLAVALKCTRVGLATDVPGVLDGGRVVREITPQTVHTLQIGSSSHTDVTGGMKGKIDELLGLAAAGTESGIFSVSRLGDFLARKDHGGTTVREG
- the fni gene encoding type 2 isopentenyl-diphosphate Delta-isomerase, with amino-acid sequence MAYNKKRFTSSRKLDHLRICAEEEVESGDAGFGDVRLVHHALPECDMRSIDLSTRFLGHTLSSPLFVSAMTGGHPGTKDANARLARIAERFGLGMGVGSQRAALENPALADTFSVVRDEAPHAFLVANLGAVQLREHGAAWAGQAIEMIGANAIAIHLNFLQEAIQPEGDLSATGCIAAIADLCAETKIPVIVKETGCGISREVARLCWSAGAAAIDIGGWGGTSWAAVESFRADRKDAQGRALKTLGEDFAGWGIPTVVSLAEVAGTGSPVIASGGIRSGIDMAKCLALGADLCGMALPLLKPALESDEALAARVETIHRELVASMFLCGAARIRDMRRARLFITGRTRQMMDDGNPA
- the mvk gene encoding mevalonate kinase, producing the protein MATWSAPGKVFLFGEHAVVYGKPGIAMAIKPRVFVTVRKSKRPARAKSPYIDGCFEAMGVVGSVYINSQIPSSSGLGSSAAVTVATLSAINDEFALNKSREDIANMAFEIEKTVQKGRASPTDTTVSTYGGIVLITGSSRRRLPPQNMHLVIGDSLVSHSTAKMVEQVAELKKTNPGIVDPILDAIEGVGLAAIHHLSNPKELGRYMNMNHALLEAMGVGHPQLSRLVLASRSAGAFGAKITGAGGGGCMVALCAKPVRHRVAQAIQSCDARAIVTGLDTEGARKEKNV
- the amrB gene encoding AmmeMemoRadiSam system protein B, whose amino-acid sequence is MKTRSCAVCGMFYPRDSAHLTQILEGFFSRTAPGEPALGIVSPHAGYIYSGQIAAYAFSRIDPGFSGTFVVIGPSHHGYLTSASAIPWETPLGLVEIDAEFIDALDIPVDEPSHEEEHSIEVQLPFIRHRFPRARVVPIMMGEQDPAHAAAVAEKIVAAQRLTKKEIRVVASSDFSHYVPEAQAKTGDLYAIEPLARLDIKEFYRRIREKRVTACGYGPISAMVAVCQCMGAGRGELIRYATSGDVTNDRNQVVGYAAIAVM
- a CDS encoding glutamate--tRNA ligase, with product MAGDEIKAALFLCALQNAVRHGGVPQAGAVIGMVMGAHPELRKQAKEVSAAAKDAIADVAALSPEERVTKLQSLSPEMFAALHEKHEKKKVLPDLEGAEHGVVMRFAPNPSGPLHIGHARAAALNDAYVKQYGGRYILRIEDTDPKRVDPEAYDMVKEDIAWMGLGITETVTQSERFPIYYDLCKQLIERGGAYVCTCENEHFKALKDAKKACPCRDQPVETALLLWEKMLNGGFKEGEASVRVKTDLLNPDPAMRDYPIFRILDAPLHPKIGDARVYPLMNFSVVADDHLLGVTHVIRGKDHIANTRRQRYIYDHFGWKVPVYRHYGRMGIEGVVLSTSQMHAGIDEGKYTGWDDIHLGTLRALARRGISPDAVKNAMIAIGIGDVDISFSWDNLYAENKKIVDPVANRYFFVPDPLEAKIAGASAHTAHAMLHPGHEEKGTRTLEFTGTVLIPRAEIFSVIVSSLNDISQGGDYESPQAKISSENVSPITSINEKKESVHSDNLPKLEGSLSSSLNDRKLVPRKYEPKREITMLRLKDLFNVNITWDGETPSFSYGGDSLADARAAKARIIQWLPAQSFVPCTLLTQDGEMKGACEPAVTTEVGKVVQFERIAFARIDAVTESGVRAYFTHT
- a CDS encoding RNase J family beta-CASP ribonuclease, whose translation is MDIEIIAVGGYDEVGRNMTAVRCGKEIVIFDMGLRLDQVMIHEDAELENMHSLDLIKIGAIPDDTMMNSVEGTVKAIVCSHGHLDHIGAIPKLAHRYNAPIIAAPYATELIRQQISGEQKFGVNNKLFALKPGQRYTISQHLVLEFVRAQHSIIDTVTPVLHTPHGAIVYACDFKLDRTPVIGEPPDFARLRQIGKEGVLALIVESTYVDRPGRCPSERIARDLVRDVITSYEDDKSSLIVSTFSSHIARVKTIAECAHEIGRKPVLLGRSMEKYAVTAEQMKMVSLPQDTGIFGNRRTVDRTLRRIMKEGKGKFLPIITGHQGEPGSILTRLALGDTPYQITKGDKILFSANVIPNPMNFGQRYMVEAHLKMAGARLFPDLHVSGHAYREDHYEFVSLLNPQHIIPAHGNIRMTGSYAEFTKDLGYVLGNDVHIMSNGQRLKLN
- a CDS encoding polyprenyl synthetase family protein, translated to MSDLSAYLKSVAQQIDGMIEKNFTHAGGELDRASAHLLSAGGKRLRPAVVMLSADAIRHGSSKDVMPAALALEVTHTFTLIHDDIMDGDSLRRGVPTVHTKWDMPTGILAGDVLYARAFEFICQSKADEGPKVQAVALLARACADICEGQHQDMSFEHRADVTEEEYMAMVAKKTGVLYAAAAAIGGTLAGGNPEQIRALYQFGLNTGIAFQIQDDLIDLLTPTEKSGKDQGSDLREGKQTLVMIIARQKGVDLLKYRHELSPADIKAAIQELTDAGVIDAVKKKAADLVADSNRLLMVLPPTKERQLIMDVGEFFVTRSF